The segment CGGGGAAGAGCACGGCGCTGTTGGTGTCGTAACCGGGGGTGAAGTCCAGCAGCCGCAGCGAGAGGAAGAGGCGGTTGGTGTACTCGGTCTCGAGCCGGGCGATGAACTCGGGCCAGATCACCTCGACGAGGACGGCCTCGAGGTGCCGGTCCGGTGACCCGTTCTGCGTGTACATCGGGAAGACGACGAGATGGCGGAGTCCGTCGACGCGGTGCTGCTGGGGCTGGAAGGCCACGAGCGAGTCGAGGAAGTCGGGCTCGGCGAAGCCGCCGGCGGCCCAGCGGCGAAGGTCGGCGACGGATGCCGCGAGGTAGGCCTCGTCATGCGGGAAGCGCGGTGCGAGGGCGGTGATCGCGTCAGCGACAGTGGCCACGAGCTCGCGTGCGCGGTCGTGCACCTGCGGATCGGGGATCGAGCCGTCCTTCACCTGGAGGGCCTGGATGTCGATGGTGGCGACCTTCAGGGCGAGCCACTCGGGCGAGGTCTCGACTCCGGACGCGGTCAGCGACACCACAGGCGCGGGGATGACGGTGCTCATGAGCCTCAGTATAGGAAGTATTCCTGCGAGCGGCCAGAACGACAGGAGAACTTCCGGTCCGACGTGAGCACGCTGCTACGCTCGAGCCATGACCGGAGGCGACGAGAGCAGCCGCGGCCCCCGCCTCGACGACGACATCGACGCCGGGATCGTCTCGGTCGTGAGCGCCAACGCCCGCGCGACGCTGGCGGAGCTCTCCGCCGCGGTCGGGCTGTCCGTGTCGGCGGTGCAGACGCGCCTGCGACGCCTGGAGGCGCGCGGAGTCATCACCGGGTATCGGGCGCAGCTCGACGCGGAAGCGGTCGGCAAACCCCTCTCGGCCTTCGTCGAGATCACCCCGCTCGACCCCGGTCAGCCCGACGACGCGCCCGAACGACTGGAGCACCTCGCCGAGATCGAGGCGTGCCACTCCATCGCCGGCGATGCCAGCTACATCCTCTTCGTCCGCGTGGAGAGCCCGCGTCACCTCGAGGCACTGATCCGCGACATCCGTGCCGCCGCCCAGGTCAACACCCGCACCACCGTGGTGCTGCAGACCTTCTATGAGAACCGGCCGATCCGGGTGCCGCGGGGTACGGTCGACGGATGACGACCGACGGTTCGGGCCTGCTCATCCTCCGCAACAGCCGGTCGGGGACGGCGGTGATCCGCACCGACCCCGCCGAGCTGTTCGCCGAACGCCTTCCCGCGGCGCGCGTGCACGAGCTGAATGAAGGCGAAGACCTGGCGGATGTCGTCGAGGCGGCGTTCGCCGACGGCGACGCGCCCACGGTCCTCGGCGTCTACGGCGGCGACGGGTCGGTCTCGCGCATGGCGGGCCTGGCGCGGCAGCACGGCGTCCCACTGCTGGTGATGCCGGGCGGCACCTTCAACCACTTCGCCCGGTCGGCGGGTCTCGAAGACGTGGAGACCGCCGTGGAGGCGTTTCTTGCGGAGGACACCGTCGAGGTGAGCGCCATGGAGGTCCGCGAGAATGGCGCCGACGCGGTGCTCGTCCTCAACGCCGCGTCGGTGGGCGCCTACCCCGAGCTGATCGAGGAGCGCGACAAACGGCGCCGGCGGTTCGGGAAGTGGCTCGGCGGCATCGTCGCCGCCTGGCGGACCATGCGCACGGCCGAGCCGCTCGTGATCGTCCGGGACGGCCGCCGCGCTCGGGTGTGGTCGGTCTTCGTCGGCGTCGGCACGAACGACCCGAAGCGGGTCGCGACGATGCAGCGCGAGAACCTCGAGGACCCCGTCCTCGACATCCGCATCCATCACGCCCGCGGCACGCGCCTGCGCGCGATCGCCTCGCTCGCCTTCGGCAAGCGGACGGCGGCGGTGCTTCGCGCGGTGCGGCTCATGCCCGCCGAGCGCGACGTCGAGCGGCTCCTGGAGACCGGGTTCGAGATGATCGTGCGGCCCGGGCCCGGGCGTCCCGAGGTCTGGGTGCACGATGGCGAGCTCGAAGAGCCGCACGGTGAGGAGTTCACGCTGCGCTTCGCCGTGGTCCCCGCGGCGCTGACGGTGTTCGCCCCGCGCCCTGGTCGCTGACCCGCCCTCCGCCCTCGTCCCCTTCCCCCGTCCGCGAGAGTGCATCTGAGCGCCGAGCATGCGGGTAGACCCCGGATTCTCGGCGCGCAGATGCACTCTCGCGGTGGAGAGCGGAGGAGGGGTCGCGTCAGCTGTGCTGGGGGAAGCCCAGGTTGATGCCCCCGTGCGACGGGTCGAGCCATCGGCTCGTGACCGCCTTCTCCTGCGTGAAGAAGTCGAACCCGTGCGGGCCGTACGCCTTGGCATCGCCGAAAAGCGACGCCTTCCACCCACCGAAGGAGTGGTAGGCCACGGGCACGGGGATCGGCACGTTCACGCCGATCATCCCGACCTGCACCTCGTGCTGGAAGCGGCGGGCCGCGCCCCCGTCGTTGGTGAAGATCGCCGTGCCGTTGCCGAAGGCGCCGGAGTTGATCAGCTCCAGTCCCTCCTCGTAGCCGTCCACCCGCACCACCGAGAGCACCGGGCCGAAGATCTCGTCGCGGTACGCCGCCGAGGAGGTCGGCACCCGGTCGATGAGGGTCGGCCCGACCCAGAATCCGTTGGGGTCGCCGTCGACTTCGATGCCGCGCCCGTCGACGACGACGTCCGCGCCGTCGCCGGAGGCGACGTCGACGTACGACGAGACCTTGTCGCGGTGCGCGGCGGTGATCACGGGGCCCATGTCGCAGCCCCGCGTGCCGTCGCCGGTCCGCAACGTCGCCATCCGCTCCGAGATCTTCTCCACCAGCGCGTCGGCGACCGCGTCGACGGCGAGGACGACCGAGATCGCCATGCACCGCTCGCCCGCCGAGCCGAAGCCGGCGTTCACCGCCGCGTCGGCGGCGAGGTCGAGGTCGGCGTCGGGGAGGACCAGCATGTGGTTCTTCGCTCCGCCGAGCGCCTGCACGCGCTTGCCGTGGCGGGTTCCGGTCTCGTAGACGTAGCGGGCGATCGGGGTCGAGCCGACGAACGAGATCGCGCGCACCTCGGGGTGCTCGAGGAGCGCGTCCACGGCCACCTTGTCGCCGTGGACGACGTTGAGCACGCCGTCGGGCAGGCCCGCCTCGGTGAGGCGCTCGGCCATCCAGTTCGCCGCCGTCGGGTCCTTCTCGCTGGGCTTGAGCACCACGGCGTTGCCTGCGGCGAGAGCGATCGCGAAGAACCACATCGGCACCATCGCCGGGAAGTTGAACGGGCTGATGATTCCGACGACGCCGAGCGGCTGACGCAGGGTGTACACGTCGATGCCGGTCGAGACGTTCTCGGAGTACGCGCCCTTGGTCAGATGACCCAGGCCGCAGGCGAACTCCACGACCTCGAGGCCTCGCGCGATCTCGCCGTGTGCGTCGGAGATCACCTTGCCGTGCTCGGAGGTGAGGATCGCGGCGAGTTCGTCCTTCCGCTGATTCACCAGCTCCCGGAAGGCGAACATCACCTGCTGGCGTTTGGCGATGCTGGCGTTCTTCCACTCCGACGCGGCGGCCGAGGCGACACCGACGACGTGATCGACGTCGTCGGCGGTGGCGAAGCGCACCTCCTTCTGCACCCGACCGAGGGCCGGGTTGTACACCGGGCCGGTGCGCTCGCCCGCTCCCGCCCAGGGGGCGCCTCCCACCCAGTGATCGAGGATCGCGGTCGCGGACGGCGTCGTCTGCTCCAGAGTCGTGGTGTCGGTCATCTCTTCCTTCCGGTGGGTCCCCTCGTGAGGGACACGTGGTTCCAGTGTGTCGTCAGAGTCGGACGGTCGCGAGGGCGGCGTCGTAGATCTCCAGCGCCTCGGCGACCTCATCGGCGGTGACGACGCACGGTGGCACGACGTGGATGCGGTTGTCGGCGGTGAAGGGCAGGAGGCCCCGCGCCAGGAGGTCCTTCTTGAGCGCTCCGATCGCTGCGGCGGGCAGCGGTTCACGGGTCTCACGGTCGCTGACGAGGTCGAGCGCCCAGAAGACGCCCTCGCCGCGCACCTCCCCGATGACCTCGTGCTTCTCGGCGAGCGCGAGGAGCCCCGGACCGATCGCCTCGGCACCCATGCGGCGGGCGTTGTCGACGATTCCCTCGGACTCCATCGCATCGAGCGCCGCGATGATGGATGCCGCGGCGAGCGGGTGCCCGCTGTACGTGAGGCCGCCGGGGAAGACGCGCTCGTCGAACGTCGCGGCGATCTCGTCCGAGATGATCACTCCGCCCACCGGCACGTAGCCGGAGTTGACGCCCTTGGCGAAGGCGATGAGGTCGGGCACCACGTCGTAGCCGTCGAACGCGAACCAGCGGCCGGTGCGTCCGAACCCCGCCATGACCTCGTCGAGGATGAGGAGGATGCCGTAGCGGTCGGCGAGGTCGCGAACCCCGGCGAGGTATCCCGGCGGCGGGAGCAGCACCCCGGCGGTGCCGGGTATCGACTCCAGCAGCAGGGCGGCGATGCTCGCAGGCCCCTCGGCCTGGATGACGCGTTCGAGGTGGTGGAGCGCCCGTGCGCTCTCCTCTTCGGGTGTCGTCGCCCAGAACTCCGAGCGATACAGATACGGGCCGAAGAAGTGCACGTGCCCGCGGGCGTACTCGTTCGGGATGCGGCGCCAGTCGCCGGTCGCGACGATCGCCGCCCCGGTGTTGCCGTGGTACGAGCGGTACGTCGACAGCACCTTCTCTCGCCCGACCTCGCCCTTGGCGGCGGCGTGGAGGCGCGCCATCCGGATCGCGTTCTCGATCGCATCCGCACCGCCGTTGGTGAAGAACACCCGGTTCATCCCCTCAGGGGCGCGGGCGACGATGCGGGCGGCGGCCTCGCCGCGCTGGAGGTTGGCCGTCGCGGGCCCGATCGTCGCGAGCCGAGCGGCTTGCTCCTGGATGCCCGCGACCACCGCAGGATGCTGGTGACCGATGTTGACGTTCACGAGCTGGCTCGAGAAGTCCAGCATCCGATTGCCGGCGTGGTCCCACACCGTCGTCCCCGACCCCCCGGCGATGACGGGCAGATCGAGCCCGGCCTGCGCCGACCACGAGTGGAAGACGTGCGCACGATCGAGCTGCGTAGCCCGGGCGTCGAGATCGGTCTGGATGTCGGTGGTCATGGTGTCTCCTCATCGATGGTGCGGTCCCACCCACGAGACAGCACTGCGGCTGAGAGACCCGTTGCGGCGAACGTCGTCTCGGCGCGCATATGCAGTCTCGCCGATCGCGGGCGTGTTGGGGAGAGGGTCACGCGGAGCGCGCTCCGTCTCAGGCGCCGATGTATGCCAGGAAGAAGAAGAATCCCCATGCGCCGGAGTTCACGACGGTGACACGACTGTCGGATGCCACGAGCCGACCTCACTTCCCCTTCGCCCCGGGTGGTCACGTCCATGATCGCGAGGCAGGTGTCGCGGCTCCGGGCCCAAGGTCCCGCGAGACTGCACTGCGGCGTCGAGACCGATCGCGGCGCGGTCGGTCTCGACGTGCACATGCAGTCTCGCGGATCACAGATGGTTGCGACGCGGCTCAGTTGCCGCCCTCCTGCAGCTCGACCTCGATGGGCTCGAACGACTCGCCGAACACGTCGACGCCGTCGGCCTCCAGCTCATCGAGCGCCTGCTGGATGTACTGGTTGTCGTACGCCGTCGCCGGGGGCTCCTCGGTGATCAACCGCGCACCGGTCTCGTTGACCGCGGCGAGGGCGCCCTCGACGGTCTGTGTCCAGGCCGCTTCGTCGATGATGCCGATGCCGTCCGCCGCGGGCCAGATGAGCTTGTTGGTCTCGTTCATCATCCACAGCTCGTGGCTCGGGCCCCAGCCCGACCCCGACGCGAGGGTGATGTCGGCGGCCTGCTCGGGGTTGTCGCGCGCGTACGCCCACCCCTTGATGACGGCCTTGAGGAACGCCACCGCCGTCTCGGCGTACGCCTCGTCCGATTCCAGACGCTCGGTGTCGGCCCAGATCGCGTCCTGCAGCATGGCTCCGACGGTGTCGTCCTGGTAGCTGATCACCGAGAAGTCCTCGGGCTGATAGAGCTCACCGGTGTCGGGGTCGACGGTCTCGAGCAGCTGGGCGTACTCGTTGTAGGTCATCGCCTGCGCCGCGTCGATGTCGCCCTGCAGGAAGGCGTTCATGTTGAAGTCCTGCGTGATGATCTCCACGGTCGTGGAGTCCAGACCCTCGGCGGCCATCGCCGCGAAGATCTCCCACTCGTTGCCGAAGCCCCACGATCCGATCCGCTTGCCCTCGAAGTCGGCGACCGAGTCGATGCCCGCATCGGCCCACGCGACCTGCAGGGTGCCCGAGCGCTGGAAGATCTGGGCGATGTTGGTGAGGTTGGCGCCCGCCTCGATCGATCCGAGGACCTTCGGCACCCAGGCGATGGCGAAGTCGACGTCACCGGCGGCGAGGGCGTCCTG is part of the Microbacterium sp. ET2 genome and harbors:
- a CDS encoding Lrp/AsnC family transcriptional regulator — translated: MTGGDESSRGPRLDDDIDAGIVSVVSANARATLAELSAAVGLSVSAVQTRLRRLEARGVITGYRAQLDAEAVGKPLSAFVEITPLDPGQPDDAPERLEHLAEIEACHSIAGDASYILFVRVESPRHLEALIRDIRAAAQVNTRTTVVLQTFYENRPIRVPRGTVDG
- a CDS encoding diacylglycerol/lipid kinase family protein, with amino-acid sequence MTTDGSGLLILRNSRSGTAVIRTDPAELFAERLPAARVHELNEGEDLADVVEAAFADGDAPTVLGVYGGDGSVSRMAGLARQHGVPLLVMPGGTFNHFARSAGLEDVETAVEAFLAEDTVEVSAMEVRENGADAVLVLNAASVGAYPELIEERDKRRRRFGKWLGGIVAAWRTMRTAEPLVIVRDGRRARVWSVFVGVGTNDPKRVATMQRENLEDPVLDIRIHHARGTRLRAIASLAFGKRTAAVLRAVRLMPAERDVERLLETGFEMIVRPGPGRPEVWVHDGELEEPHGEEFTLRFAVVPAALTVFAPRPGR
- a CDS encoding CoA-acylating methylmalonate-semialdehyde dehydrogenase, giving the protein MTDTTTLEQTTPSATAILDHWVGGAPWAGAGERTGPVYNPALGRVQKEVRFATADDVDHVVGVASAAASEWKNASIAKRQQVMFAFRELVNQRKDELAAILTSEHGKVISDAHGEIARGLEVVEFACGLGHLTKGAYSENVSTGIDVYTLRQPLGVVGIISPFNFPAMVPMWFFAIALAAGNAVVLKPSEKDPTAANWMAERLTEAGLPDGVLNVVHGDKVAVDALLEHPEVRAISFVGSTPIARYVYETGTRHGKRVQALGGAKNHMLVLPDADLDLAADAAVNAGFGSAGERCMAISVVLAVDAVADALVEKISERMATLRTGDGTRGCDMGPVITAAHRDKVSSYVDVASGDGADVVVDGRGIEVDGDPNGFWVGPTLIDRVPTSSAAYRDEIFGPVLSVVRVDGYEEGLELINSGAFGNGTAIFTNDGGAARRFQHEVQVGMIGVNVPIPVPVAYHSFGGWKASLFGDAKAYGPHGFDFFTQEKAVTSRWLDPSHGGINLGFPQHS
- a CDS encoding aspartate aminotransferase family protein, coding for MTTDIQTDLDARATQLDRAHVFHSWSAQAGLDLPVIAGGSGTTVWDHAGNRMLDFSSQLVNVNIGHQHPAVVAGIQEQAARLATIGPATANLQRGEAAARIVARAPEGMNRVFFTNGGADAIENAIRMARLHAAAKGEVGREKVLSTYRSYHGNTGAAIVATGDWRRIPNEYARGHVHFFGPYLYRSEFWATTPEEESARALHHLERVIQAEGPASIAALLLESIPGTAGVLLPPPGYLAGVRDLADRYGILLILDEVMAGFGRTGRWFAFDGYDVVPDLIAFAKGVNSGYVPVGGVIISDEIAATFDERVFPGGLTYSGHPLAAASIIAALDAMESEGIVDNARRMGAEAIGPGLLALAEKHEVIGEVRGEGVFWALDLVSDRETREPLPAAAIGALKKDLLARGLLPFTADNRIHVVPPCVVTADEVAEALEIYDAALATVRL
- a CDS encoding ABC transporter substrate-binding protein, whose translation is MRHSTRRILAAGAAALTAALVLTACSGGGSDSGSGEASGDAPDGELTPVTLQLQWLPQAQFAGYFAAVDQGFFEEEGLEVEIIPSGGDIVPQDALAAGDVDFAIAWVPKVLGSIEAGANLTNIAQIFQRSGTLQVAWADAGIDSVADFEGKRIGSWGFGNEWEIFAAMAAEGLDSTTVEIITQDFNMNAFLQGDIDAAQAMTYNEYAQLLETVDPDTGELYQPEDFSVISYQDDTVGAMLQDAIWADTERLESDEAYAETAVAFLKAVIKGWAYARDNPEQAADITLASGSGWGPSHELWMMNETNKLIWPAADGIGIIDEAAWTQTVEGALAAVNETGARLITEEPPATAYDNQYIQQALDELEADGVDVFGESFEPIEVELQEGGN